The following are encoded in a window of Peromyscus maniculatus bairdii isolate BWxNUB_F1_BW_parent chromosome X, HU_Pman_BW_mat_3.1, whole genome shotgun sequence genomic DNA:
- the Otud6a gene encoding OTU domain-containing protein 6A, translated as MMDDTENDFQRVIRRHYRERSELQGHIQALKSSVPKSDKNRRRRLLADVARLEAEMEQRHQQELEKFEDLDPSLESVTADLTKMNLENLPPRPSKAQKRRERRAHLERHHQERMPAARAQQLATFRREEEEKVTAILGAKNMEMKTIPADGHCMYRAIQDQLVYSVTVESLRYRTAYYMRKHVDDFLPFFTEPEAGNFYTREDFLRYCDDIVHRASWGGQLELRAMSHVLQTPIEVVQANSPIIVIGEEYTRKPLTLVYLHYACEFGEHYNSVKPIESPGATGGMAPRLF; from the coding sequence ATGATGGATGACACTGAGAATGATTTCCAGAGGGTGATCCGCCGCCACTATCGCGAAAGAAGCGAGTTGCAAGGTCACATCCAGGCCTTGAAAAGTTCTGTCCCAAAGAGTGACAAGAACAGAAGAAGGCGGTTGCTTGCCGACGTTGCTCGCCTCGAGGCCGAGATGGAGCAGAGGCACCAGCAAGAGCTGGAGAAATTTGAAGATCTTGACCCCAGCTTGGAATCGGTTACAGCCGACCTCACCAAGATGAATCTTGAGAATCTGCCTCCACGCCCATCGAAGGCCCAGAAAAGGCGCGAGCGAAGAGCTCACCTGGAGAGACACCACCAGGAGAGGATGCCTGCGGCCCGGGCCCAACAGCTGGCCACCTTCCGCcgtgaggaggaagagaaggtcaCTGCCATTCTGGGGGCCAAAAACATGGAGATGAAGACCATCCCTGCCGATGGCCATTGTATGTACCGTGCCATCCAGGACCAGCTGGTGTACTCGGTGACGGTCGAGAGCCTTCGCTATCGCACGGCCTACTACATGAGGAAACACGTTGATGACTTCTTACCTTTCTTCACTGAGCCCGAGGCTGGCAACTTCTACACCCGCGAAGACTTCCTGAGGTACTGCGATGACATCGTGCACAGGGCATCGTGGGGCGGCCAACTGGAACTGAGAGCCATGTCACACGTCCTGCAGACCCCCATCGAGGTGGTACAGGCCAACTCACCCATCATTGTTATTGGGGAGGAGTACACCCGGAAGCCACTCACACTGGTCTATCTGCACTATGCCTGCGAGTTCGGAGAGCACTACAATTCAGTGAAGCCCATTGAGAGCCCTGGCGCCACTGGAGGTATGGCGCCACGCCTGTTCTAG